From Myotis daubentonii chromosome 15, mMyoDau2.1, whole genome shotgun sequence, one genomic window encodes:
- the ANKRD11 gene encoding ankyrin repeat domain-containing protein 11 isoform X6: protein MPKGGCSKTPQQEEFSLSNDMVEKQTGKKDKDKVSLTKTPKLDRSDGGKEVRERATKRKLPFTVGANGEQKDSDTEKQGPERKRIKKEPVTRKAGLLFGMGLSGIRAGYPLSERQQVALLMQMTAEESANSPVDTTPKHPSQSTVCQKGTPNSASKTKDKVNKRNERGETRLHRAAIRGDARRIKELISEGADVNVKDFAGWTALHEACNRGYYDVAKQLLAAGAEVNTKGLDDDTPLHDAANNGHYKVVKLLLRYGGNPQQSNRKGETPLKVANSPTMVNLLLGKGTYTSSEESSTESSEEEDAPSFAPSSSVDGNNTDSEFEKGLKHKAKNPEPQKIVTPVKDEYEFDEDDEQDRVPPVDDKHLLKKDYRKETKSNSFISIPKMEVKSYTKNNTIAPKKAAHRILSDTSDEEDIGVTVGTGEKLRLSAHTILPSNKTREPSNSKQQKEKNKVKKKRKKETKGKEVRFGKRSDKFCSSESESESSESGEDDGDSVGSSGCLKESPLVLKDPSLFSSLSASSTSSHGSSATQKHNPSHTDQHTKHWRTDNWKTISSPAWSEVSSLSDSTRTRLTSESDCSSEGSSVESLKPLRKRQEHRKRGSLQSTLSEKKSSFHPSVDGAIPKLDKEGKVVKKHKTKHKHKNKEKGLCSVSQELKLKSFTYEYEDSKQRSDKAILLDNDISTENKLKVLKHDRDHFKKEEKLSKMKSEEKEWLFKDDIIKISKDEKSLKRIKDTNKDVSRSFREEKDRSNKAEKEKVVKEKSPKEEKLRLYKEERKKKSKDRPSKLEKKNDFKEDKISKEKEKTFKEDKEKPKKEKIYREDSAFDEYCNKSQFLENEDTKFSLSDDQQDRWFSDLSDSSFDFKGEDSWDSPVTDYRDIKNDSVARLILETVKEDSKEKKRENKSREKRDYSEKRSDKDAFFRKKDRDYLDKNSEKRKDPIEKHKNIPSYLSEKDKKRRESAECGRDRKDRDLSDICRDRKDPLEVTKERKDGRVKAEEAYREDLKEYSCESVFKDRSDCDFGKSLEPWERHHSVREKEKKDGLEKEKKEKIKLEKYKDKSSDKDKSEKSILEKCQKDKEFDKCFKEKKDTKEKHKDIHSKDKERKTSLDQIKEKKEKSFPGIISDDFSEKKDEKKGKEKSWYIADIFTDESEDEKDDYTASGFKIGEASEMQRADSLQEKDDGREPYPSDRHRKHSVDRQHLEKQKEKELKEKKKEKGTTEGAKDKKEKVFEKHKEKKDKESTEKYKDRKDRTSVDSIQEKKNKQKPSEKVEKKPSAEDKAKSRHRERPDKEHCRERKVSKSAEVEKSLLEKLEEEALHEYREDSNDKISEVSSDSFTDRGQDPGLSALLEVSFTEPLEERVKENCPQEKLKEKERHRHSSSSSKKSHDRERGKKEKSEKKEKNDDYKDIGSRKDSSQYEKDFLDADAYGISYSTKTDIEDELDKTIELFSTEKKDKNDSEREPSKKIEKELKPYGSSAISILKERKRREKHREKWRDEKERHRDKHGEGLLRHHKDEHKPAVKDKDSPLSSFKDKSKDESLKLSETKLKDKFKETLDKEKGDSVKISNGNDKLPQSKDSGKKDVRPREKLLGDGDLMMTSFERMLSQKDLEIEERHKRHKERMKQMEKMRHRSGDPKLKERMKPGEDMRKKSLDIPPKKPLGLDPALKDKKLKELAPVPPVPENKPHPGPAVDSRDWLAGPHMKEVLPASPRPDQNRPTGVPTPASVVSGPSYEEAMHTPRTPSCSADDYPDLIFDCTDPPPVSSTAASACSPSFFDRFSVAGSGISETPSQTPTRPLCTNLYRSVSVDIRRTPEEEFSIGDKLFRQQSVPTTSSYDSPGQHLEDKALVPPGPSEKFTCLSPAYYSPDYGIPSPKVDTLHCPPTAVVTTTPSPEGAFSGLQAKSPTSHRDELLAPSMEGTLPPDLGIPLDATEDQQATAAIIPPEPSYLEPLDEGPFSTVITEEPVEWAHPATSEQGLSSSLIGSAPENPVSWPMGSDLMLKSPQRFSESPKHFCPAESLHAAAPGPFGTTEPPYPVSPVPYPLPVPEPGLEEVKDASAEAIPAAIPTAEESAPFASSSRLESFFSNCKSLPEAAPDVPPEPACVTTVTQVEALGSLENTFLENGHSLSALGQVDPVPWPDAFPNSEDDLDLGPFSLPELPLQTKDASDVETEPVEESPLVPPESTPAGAPVVLNGGDVAASAAEEQLVLSPDQATTRLPAEPEPEPLPSEGPKPDIVLETTVEAEAVSEGRAPEASDSSLGLTPAPPEQHPLGSGDEVEGPDPLAASHSTPEPSGDSPAQAQVVNGAGPHDSAGLEGPSGSVQTETTEPEPRPTAEAPKAPKVEEIPQRMTRNRAQMLANQNKQSSPPSEKEPAPAPTPRAKGRCSEEEDPQAQHPRKRRFQRSSQQLQQQMNTSTQQTREVIQQTLAAIVDAIKLDDIEPYHSDRSNPYFEYLQIRKKIEEKRKILCYITPQAPQCYAEYVTYTGSYLLDGKPLSKLHIPVGGETEATLPLGLGGSSCLPSSGSLDSENSGLRCVV, encoded by the exons AGAAGCAGGGTCCTGAGCGGAAGAGGATTAAGAAGGAGCCTGTCACCCGGAAGGCCGGGCTGCTGTTTGGCATGGGGCTATCTGGGATCCGAGCTGGCTACCCCCTCTCTGAGCGCCAGCAGGTGGCTCTTCTCATGCAGATGACAGCTGAAGAGTCTGCAAACAGCCCAG TAGATACAACACCAAAGCATCCCTCCCAGTCGACAGTGTGTCAGAAGGGGACGCCTAACTCTGCCTCAAAAACCAAAGATAAAGTGAACAAGAGAAACGAGCGTGGGGAGACCCGCCTGCATCGGGCTGCCATCCGGGGAGACGCCCGGCGCATTAAGGAGCTTATCAGTGAAGGGGCGGATGTCAACGTCAAGGACTTTGCAG GCTGGACAGCACTGCATGAGGCATGTAACCGAGGCTACTACGATGTTGCCAAGCAGCTGCTGGCTGCGGGTGCAGAGGTGAATACCAAAGGTCTGGATGACGACACGCCCCTGCATGATGCTGCCAACAATGGGCACTACAAG GTGGTGAAACTGCTGCTGCGGTATGGAGGAAATCCTCAGCAGAGCAACCGAAAGGGCGAGACACCGCTGAAGGTGGCCAACTCCCCGACCATGGTGAACCTCCTGTTGGGCAAGGGCACCTACACATCCAGTGAGGAGAGCTCAACTG AGAGCTCAGAGGAGGAAGACGCCCCATCATTTGCACCTTCTAGTTCAGTTGATGGAAATAACACAGACTCTGAGTTTGAAAAAGGACTAAAGCACAAGGCTAAGAATCCAGAGCCCCAGAAAATTGTGACCCCTGTCAAGGATGAGTATGAGTTTGATGAGGATGATGAGCAGGACAGAGTCCCTCCAGTGGATgacaaacatttactgaaaaaGGATTACAGAAAAGAGACTAAAtcaaatagttttatttctatACCCAAAATGGAAGTGAAAAGTTACACTAAAAATAACACGATTGCACCAAAGAAAGCGGCTCACCGCATCTTGTCAGACACATCAGATGAGGAGGACATCGGAGTCACTGTGGGGACAGGAGAGAAGCTGAGACTCTCTGCACACACAATTTTGCCCAGTAATAAAACACGGGAACCTTCTAATTCTAAgcagcagaaggaaaaaaataaagtgaaaaagaagcgaaagaaagaaacaaaaggcaaagAAGTGCGGTTTGGGAAAAGGAGTGACAAATTCTGTTCCTCCGAGTCAGAGAGCGAGTCCTCAGAGAGTGGTGAGGATGATGGGGACTCGGTGGGGAGCTCTGGATGCCTTAAGGAGTCCCCGCTGGTGCTGAAGGACCCCTCCCTGTTCAGCTCCCTGTCTGCTTCCTCCACTTCATCTCATGGGAGCTCTGCCACTCAGAAGCATAACCCCAGCCACACAGACCAGCATACCAAGCACTGGCGGACAGACAATTGGAAAACCATTTCTTCTCCTGCCTGGTCAGAGGTCAGTTCCTTATCAGACTCCACGAGAACAAGACTGACCAGTGAGTCTGACTgctcctctgagggctccagTGTGGAGTCACTGAAGCCGCTGAGGAAGAGGCAGGAGCATAGGAAACGTGGTAGCCTACAGAGCACTCTGTCAGAGAAGAAGAGCTCCTTCCACCCCAGTGTGGACGGTGCCATTCCCAAACTAGACAAGGAGGGAAAAGTGGTCAAGAAACATAAAaccaaacacaaacacaaaaacaaggaGAAAGGGCTGTGTTCAGTTAGTCAGGAACTCAAATTGAAAAGTTTCACTTATGAATATGAGGACTCCAAGCAAAGGTCGGACAAAGCTATACTTTTAGACAATGACATTTCCACCGAAAACAAGTTAAAAGTATTAAAGCATGATAGAGATCACtttaagaaagaagagaagcTTAGCAAAATGAagtcagaagaaaaagaatggcTCTTTAAAGATGACATAATAAAGATCTCCAAAGATGAAAAGTCACTCAAGAGAATCAAAGACACCAACAAAGACGTCAGCAGGTCTTTCCGAGAAGAGAAAGACCGTTCaaataaagcagaaaaggagAAAGTAGTGAAGGAAAAGTCTCCAAAAGAGGAAAAACTGAGACTGtacaaagaggaaagaaagaaaaagtccaaGGACAGGCCCtcaaaattagagaaaaagaatgattttaaagaggacaaaatttcaaaagagaaggaaaagactttcaaagaagataaagaaaagcccaaaaaagaaaaaatttacagGGAAGATTCTGCTTTTGATGAATATTGTAACAAAAGTCAGTTTCTGGAGAATGAAGACACCAAATTTAGCCTTTCTGATGATCAGCAAGATAGGTGGTTTTCTGACTTGTCTGATTCGTCCTTTGATTTCAAAGGAGAAGATAGTTGGGATTCTCCAGTGACAGATTATAGGGACATTAAAAATGACTCTGTGGCCAGGCTGATCTTGGAAACGGTGAAAGAGGACAGTAAGGAGAAGAAGCGGGAAAACAAAAGTCGGGAGAAACGAGACTACAGTGAAAAACGGAGCGACAAAGATGCTTTCTTTAGAAAGAAAGACAGGGACTACCTGGATAAAAACTCTGAGAAGAGAAAAGACCCAattgaaaagcataaaaatatcccCAGCTATCTTtcagaaaaggacaaaaaaaggAGAGAGTCTGCTGAATGCGGGCGAGACAGAAAGGACAGGGATCTGAGCGACATCTGCAGGGACAGGAAGGACCCTCTTGAGGTCACCAAAGAGCGGAAAGATGGCAGAGTGAAGGCCGAGGAGGCGTACAGGGAGGACCTGAAGGAGTACAGTTGTGAAAGTGTATTCAAGGACAGGTCTGACTGTGACTTTGGGAAGAGTCTGGAGCCTTGGGAAAGGCATCATTcagtgagagagaaggagaagaaagatggccttgagaaggagaagaaggaaaaaataaaattagaaaaatataaagataagtCCAGTGACAAAGATAAAAGTGAAAAGTCTATCCTTGAAAAATGTCAGAAGGACAAAGAATTTGATAaatgttttaaagagaaaaaagatactaaagaaaaacataaagataTACATAGcaaagacaaggaaagaaaaacatctcttgaccaaattaaagaaaaaaaggagaagagttTCCCTGGAATCATCTCAGACGacttctctgaaaaaaaagatgagaaaaagggCAAAGAGAAAAGCTGGTATATTGCTGATATATTCACAGATGAAAGTGAAGATGAAAAAGATGATTATACAGCAAGTGGATTCAAAATTGGAGAGGCCAGTGAAATGCAGAGGGCAGACAGCCTCCAGGAAAAAGATGATGGGAGGGAACCATACCCCTCAGACAGACACCGGAAGCACTCTGTTGACAGGCAGCACTTagagaagcagaaagagaaagaacttaaagaaaagaaaaaggaaaaaggaaccaCAGAAGGGGcgaaagacaagaaagaaaaagtctttgaaaagcacaaagagaaaaaggatAAAGAGTCGACAGAAAAATATAAGGACAGGAAAGACCGAACTTCAGTTGATTCtattcaggaaaagaaaaacaaacagaagcccTCCGAGAAGGTGGAGAAGAAGCCCTCTGCAGAAGACAAGGCCAAGAGCAGGCACAGGGAGAGGCCAGACAAGGAGCactgcagagagaggaaggtgtcGAAAAGTGCTGAGGTGGAGAAGAGCCTGCTGGAAAAGTTGGAGGAAGAAGCTCTGCATGAATACAGAGAAGATTCTAATGACAAGATTAGTGAGGTGTCCTCTGACAGCTTCACGGACCGAGGGCAGGACCCAGGCCTGAGTGCCCTCCTGGAGGTGTCTTTCACAGAGCCTCTGGAGGAGAGGGTCAAGGAGAATTGCCCACAGGAGAAgctgaaggagaaagaaaggcataGGCACTCTTCATCCTCATCCAAGAAAAGCCATGATCGAGAGAGGggcaaaaaagaaaagtctgaaaaaaaagaaaagaatgatgaTTACAAGGACATTGGCAGCAGAAAGGACTCCAGCCAGTATGAAAAGGATTTCTTGGATGCTGATGCTTATGGTATTTCTTACAGTACAAAAACTGACATAGAAGATGAATTAGATAAAACCATTGAATTGTTTTCtacagaaaagaaagataaaaatgattCTGAAAGAGAACCttccaagaaaatagaaaaggaactAAAGCCTTATGGATCTAGTGCAATCAGTATcctaaaagagaggaagagacgaGAGAAGCACCGAGAGAAGTGGAGAGATGAGAAGGAGAGACACAGGGACAAGCACGGTGAAGGGCTCCTGAGACATCACAAGGATGAGCACAAACCTGCAGTCAAAGACAAGGACAGTCCTCTAAGTTCCTTTAAAGATAAATCCAAGGATGAAAGCCTGAAACTCAGTGAGACCAAACTAAAGGATAAATTCAAGGAAACTTTAGATAAAGAAAAAGGTGACTCTGTAAAGATCAGCAACGGAAATGATAAGTTACCACAGTCTAAAGACTCAGGCAAGAAAGAtgtcaggcccagagagaagctTTTGGGAGATGGCGATCTAATGATGACCAGCTTCGAGAGAATGCTTTCCCAGAAAGATCTGGAGATTGAAGAACGCCACAAACGGCacaaagaaagaatgaaacaGATGGAGAAGATGAGGCACAGGTCTGGAGACCCTAAGCTCAAGGAGAGGATGAAGCCAGGTGAGGACATGCGCAAGAAGAGTCTGGATATCCCTCCAAAGAAGCCACTGGGACTGGACCCTGCCCTTAAAGACAAAAAGCTCAAGGAGTTGGCTCCTGTTCCACCAGTCCCTGAGAATAAGCCCCACCCAGGACCAGCTGTGGACTCCAGAGACTGGTTGGCAGGACCTCATATGAAAGAGGTCTTGCCTGCTTCTCCCAGGCCTGACCAGAACCGGCCCACTGGGGTGCCCACCCCCGCATCTGTGGTGTCTGGCCCCAGCTACGAGGAGGCAATGCACACGCCCAGGACCCCATCCTGCAGTGCTGACGACTATCCTGACCTCATATTTGACTGTACAGATCCCCCGCCGGTCTCCAGCACAGCTGCCAGCGCTTGCTCCCCCTCCTTCTTTGATAGATTCTCTGTTGCAGGGAGCGGGATTTCGGAAACCCCAAGCCAGACGCCTACAAGGCCTCTGTGCACAAACCTTTATCGCTCAGTCTCTGTTGATATCAGGAGGACTCCTGAAGAAGAATTCAGCATTGGAGACAAGCTGTTCAGACAGCAGAGTGTCCCTACCACATCCAGTTACGACTCACCAGGGCAGCACTTGGAGGATAAGGCCCTTGTGCCCCCAGGTCCTTCGGAGAAGTTTACCTGCTTGTCTCCGGCGTACTACTCCCCAGACTATGGCATCCCCTCCCCCAAGGTGGACACTCTGCACTGCCCACCCACAGCTGTGGTCACCACCACCCCCTCTCCAGAGGGTGCCTTCTCTGGTTTACAAGCAAAGTCCCCCACTTCACACAGAGATGAGCTGTTGGCCCCATCCATGGAGGGGACCCTTCCCCCTGACTTGGGCATTCCCTTGGATGCCACAGAGGACCAGCAGGCCACCGCTGCCATCATCCCCCCAGAGCCCAGCTACCTGGAGCCCCTGGATGAGGGCCCCTTCAGCACGGTCATCACAGAGGAGCCGGTTGAGTGGGCTCATCCTGCTACCTCGGAGCAGGGCCTCTCTTCTAGCCTAATTGGGAGTGCCCCTGAAAACCCTGTCAGCTGGCCCATGGGATCGGACCTTATGCTTAAGTCTCCACAGAGATTCTCAGAGTCCCCAAAACATTTCTGTCCTGCCGAGTCCCTCCACGCTGCTGCACCCGGGCCCTTCGGCACCACAGAGCCGCCTTACCCGGTCTCCCCTGTCCCCTATCCTCTGCCGGTCCCTGAGCCAGGACTGGAGGAAGTTAAAGATGCCTCTGCAGAAGCAATCCCAGCCGCCATTCCCACTGCAGAAGAATCGGCCCCTTTCGCCTCTTCCTCCAGGCTGGAGTCCTTCTTTAGTAACTGCAAGTCGCTTCCTGAAGCGGCCCCTGATGTGCCCCCGGAGCCTGCGTGTGTGACCACCGTAACTCAGGTGGAGGCTCTGGGTTCTCTGGAAAATACCTTCCTGGAAAATGGCCACAGTCTCTCTGCCCTGGGACAGGTTGATCCAGTGCCCTGGCCCGATGCCTTCCCCAACTCTGAGGACGACCTGGACCTGGGGCCCTTCTCACTGCCAGAGCTTCCTCTGCAAACTAAAGATGCTTCTGATGTCGAAACAGAACCTGTAGAAGAGAGTCCTCTTGTTCCTCCAGAAAGTACCCCTGCAGGGGCCCCTGTGGTCCTGAATGGTGGGGATGTGGCTGCATCAGCTGCTGAGGAACAGCTCGTGCTGTCTCCTGATCAGGCAACTACCCGGCTCCCtgctgagcctgagcctgagcccttGCCCTCAGAGGGGCCAAAGCCAGACATTGTTCTGGAAACCACGGTGGAAGCCGAGGCTGTGTCAGAGGGGAGGGCCCCTGAGGCCTCCGACTCCAGCCTGGGGCTCACACCAGCACCCCCAGAGCAGCATCCACTAGGTAGTGGAGACGAGGTAGAGGGCCCAGACCCCTTGGCAGCATCCCATAGCACACCCGAGCCCTCTGGGGACAGCCCTGCACAGGCACAGGTGGTGAACGGGGCTGGCCCCCATGACAGTGCTGGGCTTGAGGGGCCTTCAGGAAGCGTCCAGACTGAAACTACAGAACCAGAACCCAGACCCACAGCCGAAGCCCCAAAAGCCCCCAAAGTGGAGGAGATCCCCCAGCGCATGACCAGGAACCGGGCTCAGATGTTGGCCAACCAGAACAAGCAGAGCTCGCCTCCTTCCGAGAAGgaacctgcccctgcccctacccccagAGCAAAGGGTCGATGCTCTGAGGAAGAGgacccccaggcccagcacccacGCAAACGCCGCTTTCAGCGTTCcagccagcagctgcagcagcaaaTGAACACGTCCACACAGCAGACACGGGAGGTGATCCAGCAGACACTGGCTGCCATCGTCGATGCCATAAAGCTGGATGATATAGAGCCCTACCACAGTGACAGATCCAACCCGTACTTTGAATACTTACAGATCAGGAAGAAGATCGAGGAAAAGCGAAAGATCCTCTGCTACATCACCCCACAGGCACCCCAGTGCTATGCTGAGTACGTCACCTATACAGGCTCCTACCTCCTAGATGGCAAACCGCTCAGCAAGCTGCACATCCCAGTG GGAGGGGAGACTGAGGCAACCTTGCCCTTGGGCCTGGGAGGATCCAGCTGTCTGCCTTCATCTGGGTCACTAGATTCTGAAAATTCTGGCCTAAGATGTGTTGTTTG A